Proteins from one Methanococcus maripaludis C5 genomic window:
- a CDS encoding V-type ATP synthase subunit B, with product MDAMQKTIEYTSVSRIAGPLMVIDGIEGIAYGEIVDITTPNGDKRTGQVLEAREEIAVVQVFEGTSELNTSETKVRFTGDTAKIGVSHDMLGRIFNGAGKPLDGGPEIIAEKKLDINGYPLNPVSRNPPNAFVQTGVSTIDGTNTLVRGQKIPIFSGSGLPHNKLATQIARQAKVRGEGEQFAVVFAAMGITGEESNYFMDEFKKTGALEKAVVFINLADDPAIERILTPRIALTTAEYLAYEKGMHVLVILTDLTNYCEALREIAAARNEVPGRRGYPGYMYTDLACLYERAGRVKGKEGTVTQIPILTMPDDDITHPIPDLTGYITEGQIVLSRELNRKGIYPPVDILPSLSRLAGNGQGEGKTRDDHSKVISQAYAAYAEGRGLRDLVAVVGEEALTERDRSFLKFADAFENSIVTQGVDEDRSIEETLDYIWGLLTILPREELKRVSDELIEKYLPKK from the coding sequence ATGGACGCTATGCAGAAAACCATAGAATACACATCCGTCTCCAGAATTGCTGGTCCTTTAATGGTTATTGATGGAATTGAAGGAATTGCTTACGGTGAAATTGTAGATATTACAACTCCAAACGGGGACAAAAGAACCGGGCAAGTTCTAGAAGCTAGAGAAGAAATTGCTGTTGTTCAGGTATTTGAAGGAACTTCAGAATTAAACACCAGTGAAACAAAAGTAAGATTCACAGGAGACACTGCAAAAATCGGTGTATCACACGATATGCTCGGTAGAATCTTCAACGGTGCAGGAAAACCACTCGATGGCGGACCAGAAATCATCGCTGAGAAAAAATTAGATATCAACGGTTACCCATTAAACCCAGTTTCAAGAAACCCGCCAAACGCGTTCGTTCAAACTGGTGTTTCAACAATCGATGGTACTAACACACTCGTTAGGGGACAAAAAATCCCGATCTTCTCAGGATCCGGTTTACCACACAACAAGCTTGCTACGCAAATTGCAAGACAAGCTAAGGTAAGAGGAGAAGGTGAACAGTTTGCGGTAGTATTTGCTGCAATGGGTATCACTGGTGAAGAATCAAACTACTTCATGGATGAATTTAAGAAAACCGGTGCTTTGGAAAAAGCTGTTGTTTTCATTAACTTAGCAGACGACCCTGCAATTGAAAGAATTCTTACACCAAGAATTGCACTCACAACTGCAGAGTACCTTGCATACGAAAAAGGAATGCACGTACTTGTTATCTTAACTGACCTTACAAACTACTGTGAGGCATTAAGAGAAATTGCAGCTGCAAGAAACGAGGTACCTGGAAGAAGAGGTTACCCTGGTTACATGTACACTGACTTAGCTTGCCTCTACGAAAGAGCAGGAAGAGTTAAAGGTAAAGAAGGAACAGTAACACAGATTCCAATTCTTACAATGCCTGATGACGATATTACGCACCCAATTCCAGACCTTACAGGTTACATTACCGAAGGACAGATTGTGCTTTCAAGAGAATTAAACAGAAAAGGTATCTACCCTCCTGTTGACATCTTGCCATCACTTTCAAGGCTTGCAGGTAACGGCCAAGGTGAAGGAAAAACAAGAGACGACCACTCAAAAGTTATCAGCCAAGCATACGCTGCATACGCTGAAGGTAGAGGTTTAAGAGACCTTGTAGCGGTTGTTGGGGAAGAAGCATTAACCGAAAGAGACAGATCATTCTTAAAATTCGCTGATGCTTTCGAAAACAGTATCGTTACTCAAGGAGTAGACGAAGACAGAAGCATCGAAGAAACACTTGATT
- a CDS encoding ATP synthase subunit A gives MVVGKIIKISGPVVVAEGMKGSQMFEVVKVGNEGLTGEIIQLTEDEAIIQVYEETAGIKPGEGVEGTGAPLSVELGPGMLKAMYDGIQRPLNEIENATDSIYIPRGVSVPSISRDIKWDFEATAAVGDEVITGDVIGTVQETASIVHKIMIPLGISGKIKEIKSGSFTVEETVAVVETAEGEKEVQMMQKWPVRKPRPSKGKQPPVIPLITGQRVEDTFFGVAKGGAAAIPGPFGSGKTVTQHQLAKWSDVDVVVYIGCGERGNEMTEVIEEFPHLDDIKTGNKLMDRTVLIANTSNMPVAAREASVYTGITIAEYFRDQGLGVLLTADSTSRWAEAMREISGRLEEMPGEEGYPAYLSSKLAQFYERAGRVQCLGSEDKHGFVCIVGAVSPPGGDFSEPVTSNTLRIVKVFWALDANLARRRHFPAINWLTSYSLYIDDIAGWWQENTAADWRSLRDEAMTLLQKEAELQEIVQLVGPDALPDRERVILEIARMLREDFLQQDAYHEVDSYCSPLKQYNMLKIIMTYYTKALDAVAKGADPAGISAVTVKGDIARMKYLTDDEFINTKVPEIINKMESELGALIK, from the coding sequence ATGGTCGTCGGTAAAATTATCAAAATATCCGGTCCGGTTGTTGTTGCCGAAGGCATGAAAGGTTCCCAGATGTTTGAAGTGGTTAAAGTAGGAAACGAAGGTTTAACCGGGGAAATCATTCAGTTAACTGAGGACGAAGCAATCATTCAGGTTTATGAAGAAACTGCTGGTATCAAACCAGGAGAAGGCGTAGAAGGTACTGGTGCTCCATTATCAGTAGAACTCGGCCCTGGTATGTTAAAAGCAATGTACGATGGTATTCAAAGACCTTTAAACGAAATCGAAAATGCTACAGATTCAATTTACATCCCAAGAGGAGTAAGTGTTCCATCAATCTCAAGAGATATTAAATGGGACTTTGAAGCAACTGCAGCAGTTGGAGATGAAGTTATAACTGGAGACGTTATCGGTACAGTTCAAGAAACTGCATCAATCGTTCACAAAATCATGATTCCTTTAGGAATTAGTGGTAAAATCAAAGAAATCAAATCAGGCAGCTTCACTGTTGAAGAAACAGTTGCAGTTGTTGAAACCGCTGAAGGCGAAAAAGAAGTACAAATGATGCAAAAATGGCCTGTAAGAAAGCCAAGACCATCAAAAGGAAAACAGCCTCCAGTAATTCCATTAATCACCGGTCAAAGAGTCGAAGATACATTCTTCGGTGTTGCAAAAGGTGGTGCTGCAGCAATTCCAGGTCCATTCGGAAGTGGTAAAACTGTTACACAACACCAGCTTGCTAAATGGTCTGACGTGGATGTTGTGGTATACATCGGTTGTGGAGAAAGAGGTAACGAGATGACAGAAGTTATCGAAGAGTTCCCACACTTGGATGATATCAAAACAGGAAACAAATTAATGGACAGGACCGTATTAATTGCAAACACATCAAACATGCCGGTAGCTGCTAGGGAAGCTTCAGTTTACACTGGAATTACAATTGCAGAATACTTCAGAGACCAAGGACTTGGTGTTCTCTTAACTGCTGACTCAACATCAAGATGGGCAGAAGCAATGAGAGAGATCTCCGGTAGACTTGAAGAAATGCCAGGGGAAGAAGGATACCCTGCATACCTTTCATCAAAACTCGCTCAGTTCTACGAAAGAGCAGGAAGAGTTCAATGTTTAGGTTCGGAAGACAAACATGGATTCGTATGTATTGTAGGTGCAGTTTCACCACCAGGTGGTGACTTCTCAGAACCAGTTACATCAAACACATTAAGAATCGTTAAGGTGTTCTGGGCATTGGATGCGAACCTTGCAAGAAGAAGACACTTCCCTGCAATCAACTGGTTAACAAGTTACTCACTCTATATTGACGACATCGCTGGCTGGTGGCAAGAAAACACCGCTGCAGACTGGAGATCATTAAGAGATGAAGCAATGACCTTACTCCAAAAAGAAGCTGAACTCCAAGAAATCGTTCAACTTGTTGGTCCAGATGCACTTCCGGACAGAGAAAGAGTTATCCTAGAAATTGCAAGAATGTTAAGAGAAGATTTCTTACAGCAAGATGCATACCACGAAGTAGACAGCTACTGTTCACCATTAAAACAGTACAACATGTTGAAAATCATCATGACTTACTACACAAAAGCATTGGATGCAGTTGCTAAAGGTGCTGACCCAGCAGGCATTTCAGCTGTTACTGTAAAAGGAGACATCGCAAGAATGAAATACCTGACTGATGACGAATTCATAAACACGAAAGTACCTGAAATCATTAACAAAATGGAATCCGAATTAGGTGCTTTAATCAAATAA
- a CDS encoding V-type ATP synthase subunit F, which yields MRIGVVGDPDVVVGFRLAGLTDVYEVKSPEQAAKAIEELNSNSEIGLIITTERIGEQVRDTISAVKKVVVEVPDKNGPIVRENDPVKVLVRNAVGVDIK from the coding sequence ATGAGAATCGGTGTAGTTGGAGATCCTGATGTAGTAGTTGGGTTCAGACTTGCTGGACTTACAGATGTCTACGAAGTTAAATCCCCTGAACAAGCTGCAAAGGCAATAGAAGAATTAAACAGCAACTCTGAAATAGGATTAATTATCACTACCGAAAGAATCGGTGAACAAGTAAGAGATACTATTTCAGCTGTAAAAAAAGTTGTTGTAGAAGTACCTGACAAAAACGGTCCTATTGTCAGAGAAAATGATCCTGTGAAAGTATTAGTAAGAAACGCTGTTGGTGTTGACATTAAGTAA
- a CDS encoding V-type ATP synthase subunit C yields MVDALTQLMEIAGMPTDIFMTLFVLAGIAIFLVIMIFLIRYLSETAPFAYVNARVRSMESRLLKDHKINELIESAGTTELIGFLEDTDYGPYLSEVMGQSEDPVVVEKALDIHLAHVYQTLANISPDGARKILKLLEKKFDVKNIKTLLRAKYVGLDAEETFKLLIPLGTIPESKLRELSETKAIEEIVSALEGTGYSSVLSEGLTQYEQNGKLTTLEMSLDKLILENLWKNVSVDGTEKDLFKEFIGTMIDIENLKIILKGKADGLSSEAISNYTTSKGYELASWKLKELADVESIEGVISSLEGTKYAPLMTENLEEFEKVKSVYVFEKALDSYLVKMGKKLSLRQPFGIGPIIGLITSKELEIRNLKIIIKGKIEGLSASEIREILVS; encoded by the coding sequence ATGGTAGATGCTTTAACACAGTTAATGGAAATAGCAGGAATGCCTACTGACATATTCATGACTTTATTTGTACTTGCAGGAATCGCTATATTCTTGGTTATTATGATCTTCCTGATAAGATACTTGTCAGAAACTGCTCCATTTGCTTACGTTAATGCAAGAGTAAGAAGTATGGAGTCTAGATTATTAAAAGACCACAAAATAAACGAATTAATCGAATCTGCAGGAACTACTGAGTTAATTGGATTCTTAGAAGATACTGATTACGGGCCATACTTATCCGAAGTTATGGGACAAAGTGAAGACCCAGTAGTTGTTGAAAAGGCATTAGATATTCATTTAGCACACGTTTACCAAACACTTGCAAATATCTCCCCAGATGGAGCAAGAAAAATATTAAAATTGCTTGAAAAGAAATTCGATGTTAAAAATATCAAAACACTTCTCAGAGCAAAATATGTTGGTTTGGATGCTGAAGAAACTTTCAAATTATTGATTCCACTTGGAACAATTCCTGAAAGCAAATTAAGAGAATTAAGTGAAACTAAAGCAATTGAAGAAATTGTAAGTGCTTTAGAAGGAACTGGTTATTCAAGCGTACTTTCAGAAGGATTAACTCAATACGAGCAAAATGGCAAATTAACTACCCTTGAGATGTCACTCGATAAATTAATCCTTGAAAACCTCTGGAAAAACGTGAGTGTTGATGGTACCGAAAAAGACTTGTTCAAAGAATTTATCGGAACAATGATTGACATTGAAAACTTGAAAATCATCCTTAAAGGAAAAGCTGATGGATTATCATCCGAAGCTATTTCAAATTATACAACAAGCAAAGGATACGAACTTGCTTCTTGGAAATTAAAAGAGCTTGCTGATGTAGAATCAATCGAAGGAGTTATCAGCTCACTTGAAGGCACAAAATATGCCCCATTAATGACTGAAAACCTCGAAGAATTCGAAAAAGTTAAATCCGTTTACGTATTTGAAAAAGCTCTTGACAGTTACTTGGTTAAAATGGGTAAAAAATTATCACTCAGACAGCCATTTGGAATAGGCCCGATAATTGGACTCATTACCTCGAAAGAACTTGAGATAAGAAATTTGAAAATTATCATTAAAGGTAAAATCGAAGGCCTGTCTGCAAGTGAAATCAGGGAGATACTGGTATCCTAA
- a CDS encoding V-type ATP synthase subunit E: MGAEKITSKIVEDANKNAEKILAEALNEKEAILTEAKEEASTKEQAIAKKGEKDAEMTKNRILAEARLSAKKKLLEEREKTIQLTLEKLEEDLVKLPQKEEYKDILLKMIISGVYSVGGGELELLLNKKDFEIIDDSTLWALEKEMEDRLKKVTVLKKGEAKSIIGGCIIKTADQTKVSDNSLEATFERNLDSVRAKIAEMLF; encoded by the coding sequence ATGGGAGCGGAAAAGATAACATCCAAAATCGTAGAAGATGCAAATAAAAATGCCGAAAAAATTTTGGCTGAAGCTCTTAATGAAAAAGAAGCAATATTAACAGAAGCTAAGGAAGAAGCTTCGACAAAAGAGCAAGCAATAGCTAAAAAAGGAGAAAAAGATGCTGAAATGACTAAAAACAGAATTTTAGCTGAAGCAAGACTCTCCGCAAAGAAAAAATTGCTTGAAGAAAGAGAGAAAACAATCCAGTTAACTCTCGAAAAATTAGAGGAAGATTTAGTAAAATTACCTCAAAAAGAAGAATACAAAGACATTTTGTTGAAAATGATAATTTCCGGAGTTTACTCAGTAGGCGGCGGCGAATTAGAATTGTTACTCAACAAAAAAGACTTTGAAATAATCGATGACTCAACACTTTGGGCTCTCGAAAAAGAAATGGAAGACAGACTCAAAAAAGTCACAGTATTGAAAAAAGGCGAAGCTAAATCGATCATTGGCGGTTGTATCATAAAAACTGCAGATCAAACAAAAGTATCTGACAACAGCCTCGAAGCAACATTTGAAAGAAATTTAGATTCAGTCAGAGCTAAAATTGCTGAAATGTTGTTCTAA
- a CDS encoding ATP synthase subunit K (produces ATP from ADP in the presence of a proton gradient across the membrane; the K subunit is a nonenzymatic component which binds the dimeric form by interacting with the G and E subunits) translates to MVFENPLLLGAIGAGLAVGIAGLGSGIGAGITGASGAGVVAEDPNKFGTAIVFQALPQTQGLYGFLVAILILFVFKSAPEWAMLAAGIGTGLAGLSAIGQGIASAAGLGAVAEDDGIFGKAMVFSVLPETQAIYGLLVAILLLVGVFASPGVTTIAALGAGLAVGFAGLSGIGQGITAAGAIGATARDPDAMGKGLVLAVMPETFAIFGLLIAILIMLGIMF, encoded by the coding sequence ATGGTATTTGAAAACCCATTATTACTCGGAGCTATAGGTGCTGGTTTAGCAGTAGGTATTGCTGGTCTCGGTTCAGGTATCGGTGCTGGTATCACAGGTGCTAGCGGTGCTGGTGTCGTTGCAGAAGACCCAAACAAATTCGGTACTGCAATTGTGTTCCAGGCATTACCACAAACCCAAGGTCTCTATGGTTTCCTTGTTGCAATCTTAATCTTATTCGTATTCAAAAGCGCTCCTGAATGGGCAATGCTCGCTGCAGGTATCGGTACAGGATTAGCTGGTTTATCAGCAATCGGTCAAGGTATCGCTTCAGCTGCTGGTTTAGGTGCTGTTGCTGAAGATGATGGAATATTCGGTAAAGCGATGGTCTTCTCCGTTCTTCCAGAAACTCAGGCAATTTACGGTTTATTAGTTGCAATCCTTCTCTTAGTTGGAGTATTTGCAAGCCCAGGTGTTACAACAATTGCAGCTCTCGGTGCTGGTTTAGCTGTTGGTTTCGCTGGTCTTTCAGGTATCGGTCAAGGTATCACAGCTGCAGGTGCAATTGGAGCTACAGCTAGAGATCCTGATGCAATGGGTAAAGGTTTAGTTTTAGCAGTTATGCCGGAAACTTTCGCTATCTTCGGTTTATTGATAGCAATCTTGATCATGCTCGGTATCATGTTTTAA